The DNA region CAGAGCTCCGGGAGGATGCCCTGGTCGGCTCCAGAGCTGCCAGATGCGAGTAAGCTCTCCATCCGGCGCGACTCGCGTGAGATCAGGGTGCTGGTTCTCGGTGATGCGCTTGTTGTGCACAGGCGTGTTGCCAAAGAGAGCCTTGACAAAAGCGAGCGCTGTGGTTGTTTTGCCGACGCTATCGGGGCCGACAAACAAGTAGGCTTGTGGAACAGCATCGCGCTCAAGAGCCGCTTTGAGGGTCGCAATCGCAGTCTCTTGGCCCAGAATCTCCGAGAATAGCATCCTATCCTACGTTATACCCGATTCGGCTGAGCGAGGGAAGAAGAGAGGATTTTGGGAAGCCAAGTACCTGCGGGAGCGCCCGAAGCCCCGGTTAGGGAAGCGGCCTCTATTCTTTTATCACCTCCACCGATAATCTCATGGAAATCAGCTGGTGCCCGAAAACATAGGTAGCTACAGTAAAAAGAAAGTGTCTTGTGTACGCATTGCACGATGATAGGGTTAGTCGCAAGTATATTGCAGTACCGAATGTTGATTGCTAAAAAAATAGCCTGAGAACCAGGTTGTTGCACCACAGGATGATCATGGTTTGTGGAGGACAAGTATGTTGCGAAAAGCGTTAGTAACAGGAGGAGGCGGGTTTATTGGGAGTCACCTTGTCGATCTTCTCCTGAAAGAAGGTTGGCACGTTCGTGTTCTCGATAACTTTAGCACAGGGACACTTGGGAATCTCTTTTGGTGCGCAGATCAGGTTGAGGTCGTTGAGGGGGATATCCGGAATAAAGAAATCTGCCAGACCGCATGTAGTGGAGTAGATACTGTCTTTCATCTGGCTGGTATGGCGTCCGTGGGAGACTCGATTGCGAATCCACTTTTAGCCCATGAAGTTAACCTGACGGGCACACTGAATATGTTACTTGCCGCACGTGATGCGAAGGCTCGTCGTTTTGTTTTCTCGTCGTCAACGTCTGTATATGGCAATGCTGAGACAGTGCCCACCAATGAGAATCAAAAAATTGCACCTCTCTCTCCCTATGCTTCGCAAAAAGCAACTGGTGAGTATTACTGTAGGAATTTTTATGATGTATTTGGTTTGGAGACTGTAATTCTTCGCTATTTTAATGTTTTTGGTCCGAGACAGAACGCAAATTCGGGTTATGCTGCTGCTATTCCGCGATTTGTTCAAGCTGCGATTGACGATAGACAGCCTATTATTTTTGGAGACGGCTTGCAAACTCGTGACTTTGTCTATGCAGGGAACGTTGCATTTGCAAACCTGCGTGCTTCTCTGGCTGATGGGGTTGCAGGTCATTCTTTCAATATTGGAAGCGGAGATTCTATCTCACTTTTGGATCTACTGTCTGAGCTACGTCAAACAACCGGTGCACCGTTGGAGCCAGAGTTCCAGCCTGCTCGTCTTGGGGAAGTCCGTCACTCACGCGCCGACATCTCTAAGGCTATCGCTCTCCTTGGGTACGCACCCCATGTCCCCTTTGGGGAAGGGATACGACGTACGGTTGAAGAGGCGAAGGCTGATCGGACTGTCCCTGAAGCCAAGGTCGGCACCTACTCTCAAAGGGCTTCTGCATAAGTGATGGAGAGCAAAAACACCACGTTGTCCGTTTCCTCACAGCGCATCTCCTTGCTGAGTGGGGGGATCATCTTCGTACTGGTGTTGTTGCTTGCCTTTAGTGCACTGGGTTTTCTTGTGACTGTCTGGCGAGAGGACCCTGGCCTCTCCCACGGGCCCATACTTTTTCTGATTACTGGTGGGCTTTTATGGATGAAGCGCAGTCAGTTACGTACTTGGGAGAGTGCTAATCCTCAAGGGTTAGTTTTGTTAGTCTTGGCATCCTTGCTTTTGGTTGGCTCTGTAGTTGCAGATATCGCCTTTCTACAGCCACTTTCTTTTTTTACTATATTGCTAAGTGGTATTTTGTTCCTGGGGGGACGTGAAGCGTTTCTACTCTGCCTAGGGCCTATTGGACTGCTTGGTTTTTCAATACCATGGCCAACAACTCTCGTATCTGCAATATCTTTCCCGTTACAACTGTTTAGCAGTGCGTATGCTGCATTATTCGCAGGCATGCTAGGTATGCCAATTCACAGAAATGGTGTTGAAATCTTTGTGACTTCCGAGTCGGGTGATAAGGTTATTTATTCGATAATTGTCGCGCAGAAATGTAGTGGCTTGACATCGCTGATGGTGTTACTTGCCTTCACCTATCTCATTGCCTACTTTACTCCTGTGCGATGGTGGGGGCGGTTGCTCATGATGAGTGCGGTGGCCCCGCTCGCCCTCTTTGGGAACGCTGTTCGTCTAACAATTATCTTACTCGTGGGAGGCCATTATGGAGCGAAGCCTGCCCAGTGGGTTCATGATAATGAGCAACCTATCTTAATTTTTCTCTGTAGTTTTGGTCTGTTGGGACTTAGGGCACTTTTGATGCGTTGGATTCCGCTTGGGGACTCGACTGCAGGTATTGTGACCCCCGAACTTGATGAGACACCTGATAAGACAAGTGAGGCAGAGGTATGATTGCTCGTTACCGACTATTATATTTGATCTGCATCTTAGTCGTTACGGTAGTTGGTAGTTTTTATAGTCGTCGAGTTGAATCCATTGCATCGACAAAAGTCGACTACTTTCAAGATCTACCCCTCCAGTATCGAGATTGGTCGATAACTCCCAGTGTTATCTCGGAGTCCGATCGAACTGTGCTACGGCCTGATGCGGTTACCTTAAGGCGATATAGTTCCCCAAATGGAGAGATAGTAGATCTAGCTGTCATTGCTGGTCATCGAAAACAAACGGTTCATACACCCAGTTTTTGTATGGTGGGAGGAGGGTGGAACACTCTTACGGAAGACAGTATTACATTAACTATAGCCGGAAACAAAGTGCCAATGCGGCGCGCGTTGATGGAGAATGAAGGTCATAGAGCCATGATGACTTATTTCTTTACGGATGGTGCCCTGTGCCTAGAAAGTCTGCCAAAGTTCCAGTTTGAGTTATTCAAGCGCCGCTTGCGTGGTGTGATTTCACAGGGGGCTCTTGTTCGAGTTATCGTGCCTGTCTTGGGGGATACTGAGACAGCGACCCATCTCTCTGACGATTTCGCAGTAAGTATAATGCCCGAACTGTTGGAGCAGCTTCGTCGACAAAATCGTTAGATGGCTAATTGGAATGATATCCCTAAGGAGCATCAAAGGATCTCAGTAGTCGTACTGCACAATTTTTGCCGATAGGCCATCTTACATTTTAGAGGAGTAGGGACCACTTGGCTTTCAATTTTAAATATAAGAAAAAAAAACGTTTATCTGATGATACGAATACGGTGCCAGTAGAGAGAATGGCTAGTGAGGCGTCTACTACACTAGCACCCAGTGAGACCCTATTTCAGAGATTCTTGTTGATCGTTTTTCTATTAGGCCTCCCGATAGTTATATATGTTATATACTATAAGGCGATGTTTCCTGGTCTCGTAAATAGTGATGCACTCGATTATGCTCAGATTGCACGTAATCTAAGTAAAGGGAGAGGTTTTACTACTTATTTTTTGAGGCCGTTGGCATTAACTCATGGTGATAACGTTTTTCGGCAGCCGGATCTTACACATGGTCCCCTTTTTCCTGTTGTCCTTGCTGTTGCATTTGTAGCTCGTGGTGCTACAGATGCTATTGTTGCTTATATTTCAGGGGTTTTTTACTTGCTTACTGTGCCTGTTGTGTATTGGCTCGGTAGACGGATTTTTAGCTCTGTTGTGGGATTTATTGGTGCCTTGATTTTTATGGCGAATCCATTGATACTACAATACTCAGTATCTGGGTTGCCAATTACCTTGCAGATATTTGTAGTTACCTGCTTATTGTTAGTTGTTTATAGTTTAGCCAGTAAGTCTCAAGGTGAGAATAGTTCGCCATTACCGCGGGGAGAGCTGGTATTGTGTGCGGGATTGGTTGGTGGGCTCTATCTCATCGATCCTGTTTTCTTATATGTTGTACCTGTAATCACGATTGCGGTCATGTCATTGACACGGGGGCGGTGGGGTAAGTCATTACCCTTGTATGGGGTAACCCTTTTAATCGTTATCGTTCCTTGGATGATTCGTAATGGGCAACTAACGGGAAATCCCTTCTTTGGTCTGCGTAGTATGGAAGTATGGATGGGGACAAAGGACTACTATCCTGGAGCACTTGCCTATCGGACAATGCCGCAAGATCTGATACCTGGGGTTGGTTTGTATAAGGCGGTTGTGAGAAAAATCTTCTTAGGAGCGGGGGAAGTTGTGCAGGGGTTCCCCCAGGTGAGTGCTAGCTGGATGCTTGCATTCCTTTTGCCTAGTTTGCTTTTTCGTTTTCGGGATGGCGCGACCAATGTGGTTCGTCGTGTGATGATGTATTGCTTCTTGGGAATTCTGGTGGGAATGCTGCCTTTTGGGGTTGAATTACCGCTTTTTGCACCACTCATTCCAACGATGCTACTATTTGCCATTGCCTATCTTCTTCAGTTGATAGAGCAATCGCGCGTGCCACGTTCCACGATTACCCTCGTTACGGTGCTTTTAACAGGAGCTGTTATCCTACCTCTTCTGCGAGATGTGTTCCTTCTTGATAAGCCGAAACTCGCAGGGGCCGTAAATTTTTCACGTTTTCTACAACAAAATGCCGATAAAGAAGATGTGGTATTGACAGACCAACCTTGGCTTGTTTCTTGGTATGCGGATCGCCCCGCAATCTGGGCTCCGGCTGTCGATGGAAATATTAAGCTGTTCCGGAAACGATTTTCTGGGCTGCGCTGGCTTCTAGTAACAGATGAGGTGCGTAGCTTTTCCCCTGAATGGAGTCAGGTTTACACAGTCTTCTTTCAGTGGAATACAATCTATGGGCAGGCAAAAAATGCAGGGCGCCCTCTGCCAGCACCTCTGGTGGTACAAGGGGCTCCGTTCATTCTTGTTGATGCTCTGAATGGTTTTACCGTGTTAGCACCTGTGGCAGGAAGCCCGCCTGAGGTTATACTGGCTGTCTTGCCGAAAGGTGCTACGGGATCGAATTAGGGGAACTTCCAGCACGCAAGAATATGCTGTATAATTTGGATAGTTCTCAACGAGTTCACTGTAGTTACTTACCCAAAAGGGACGAGCTACAGATGATAATCCTCAAAAAGAAAGGAGGTGAAAAAATGAAGAAAAACATATTGACAGCCTTGTGTGGTATCGGTTTGCTGATGGTGGTAGCACCAGCACATGCCTATACCTACAACTTCAATGCGACACTTTCAAACGCTGGTTTGATTCCTGGTAATCCTGGACCTCAAGGATGGAACGTCATCATGACGTCTGCTGATAATCAGAACTGGAATGTAACGATCCAGGCACTCGGAGGTGCAAACACACCTCTTGACCCGGCGAATAACATCCAGTTCTTTTTCCTAAGAACTGGGGGGACGACCCTGGTTACGGGGTTTGACCCAACTGCGGGTTCTACCACTGCAGGCGGTGCTGGGAACGTCGCAGCTGTTTGGAGTCGTAATGGAGCAAACTTTAACCCTACCAACGCGACTACTGGCCTGTTGGTTGCTACGGGCCAGAATCCAGCGGATTTTGGGTTAGGGCCATCTGGTTCCTACACGAGTAACGTATTTACTGGTAGTTTCGCTACAAATAACCCCTTTGCTCAACGCTTTGGTGTTACGGTCAGTGGAATTGGTGGTTATACCTACACGTCTTCCCTGCAGTCAGTCGCACCTGAGATGCCTGGTGCAGCTTTGCTTCTGGTGGCTCTCCTGCCACTGGGGTTCGCTGTTCGCAAGCACATGGGTGTGGCTTAAGGACGCATGCATGGAAGGTCTACTTCCGGTGTGTGTGGTCGCTACAAAGTTTATGTGTTGTCTCCTTAGGGGGACAACGCCGACAACTTGAGGCAAAATTTAGAGGCATAGGCGAGTGCAGTTATGCAGTCAAATGTGCCTCTTTTTATTTAGGGATAGTCTCAAGGCAATTCTTGCTAAGATCGTGAAGACTTAGGCTCAACAGGGAAACTATGGAAAAGACGAATCGCCCTACTCCGGCGAGAGGGCGGTGGACTTGGTTTCAGGTGATTATCCTAATAGCGACGGTGAGCTATACCATCCTTCTATTGTGTCTCATAAAGCTCATTAGGCAAGGTCCAGACTATAATCCTTTCACTTTTATTAACCTCTATTTACCTCAAATATTTTGGGGGATACCCACTCTTCTTCTATTTCTCCTCCTTGTGCTTTCTTTCTCAGGGAAACGGCGCTGGTTGGCATTACTACCCCTTTTTCCTCTCTTCCTCGTCCTTGGTCCTCTGATGGGCCTCTGTGGGTATCCGTGGACTAGGCCCGCCCATGCGGGTGAGCTAGGGAAGTCGGTCCGAATCATGACCTATAACATTGGTCAAGGGAGAGATGTCGATGGTGTGATTGGTGAGGTAGAGAGACAACACCCAGATGTTTTTATTGCTCAGGAAATCACTGCTCCCTTTGAGCAAGTTTTTCGTGCTAAATATCCCAACTGGAGTATTCAAACTCGTGGGGAATTTCTTATCGCAACAGCTCTGCCGCTCTCGTCAGTGAACCGGACTGAGCTTCCTCCTTTGATTGATGATCCCTGGAAACACCCTGGCTATCTGCGTGGGATTGTCCGGTTTGGGCAACGAGACATTGCTATCTATAATACACACCTAAGCACACCACGTCCCGCACTAGAGGCCATTCGCTCTCGAGATCGCACTGGCATACATCAGATAGAATCAAATGCCAAGAGTCGGATTGCGCAAGCGAAAGCACTTGCTCAGGCGTTGTCCAGAGAGTCACTCCCTGCGATTTTAGGAGGGGATTTTAATGCCCCCGAGTCTTCTGTTGCCTGTCAGCTCATCCGTGATGCAGCGTTCCGCGA from Armatimonas rosea includes:
- a CDS encoding SDR family oxidoreductase, whose translation is MLRKALVTGGGGFIGSHLVDLLLKEGWHVRVLDNFSTGTLGNLFWCADQVEVVEGDIRNKEICQTACSGVDTVFHLAGMASVGDSIANPLLAHEVNLTGTLNMLLAARDAKARRFVFSSSTSVYGNAETVPTNENQKIAPLSPYASQKATGEYYCRNFYDVFGLETVILRYFNVFGPRQNANSGYAAAIPRFVQAAIDDRQPIIFGDGLQTRDFVYAGNVAFANLRASLADGVAGHSFNIGSGDSISLLDLLSELRQTTGAPLEPEFQPARLGEVRHSRADISKAIALLGYAPHVPFGEGIRRTVEEAKADRTVPEAKVGTYSQRASA
- a CDS encoding exosortase/archaeosortase family protein → MESKNTTLSVSSQRISLLSGGIIFVLVLLLAFSALGFLVTVWREDPGLSHGPILFLITGGLLWMKRSQLRTWESANPQGLVLLVLASLLLVGSVVADIAFLQPLSFFTILLSGILFLGGREAFLLCLGPIGLLGFSIPWPTTLVSAISFPLQLFSSAYAALFAGMLGMPIHRNGVEIFVTSESGDKVIYSIIVAQKCSGLTSLMVLLAFTYLIAYFTPVRWWGRLLMMSAVAPLALFGNAVRLTIILLVGGHYGAKPAQWVHDNEQPILIFLCSFGLLGLRALLMRWIPLGDSTAGIVTPELDETPDKTSEAEV
- a CDS encoding exosortase C-terminal domain/associated protein EpsI — protein: MIARYRLLYLICILVVTVVGSFYSRRVESIASTKVDYFQDLPLQYRDWSITPSVISESDRTVLRPDAVTLRRYSSPNGEIVDLAVIAGHRKQTVHTPSFCMVGGGWNTLTEDSITLTIAGNKVPMRRALMENEGHRAMMTYFFTDGALCLESLPKFQFELFKRRLRGVISQGALVRVIVPVLGDTETATHLSDDFAVSIMPELLEQLRRQNR
- a CDS encoding ArnT family glycosyltransferase; protein product: MFPGLVNSDALDYAQIARNLSKGRGFTTYFLRPLALTHGDNVFRQPDLTHGPLFPVVLAVAFVARGATDAIVAYISGVFYLLTVPVVYWLGRRIFSSVVGFIGALIFMANPLILQYSVSGLPITLQIFVVTCLLLVVYSLASKSQGENSSPLPRGELVLCAGLVGGLYLIDPVFLYVVPVITIAVMSLTRGRWGKSLPLYGVTLLIVIVPWMIRNGQLTGNPFFGLRSMEVWMGTKDYYPGALAYRTMPQDLIPGVGLYKAVVRKIFLGAGEVVQGFPQVSASWMLAFLLPSLLFRFRDGATNVVRRVMMYCFLGILVGMLPFGVELPLFAPLIPTMLLFAIAYLLQLIEQSRVPRSTITLVTVLLTGAVILPLLRDVFLLDKPKLAGAVNFSRFLQQNADKEDVVLTDQPWLVSWYADRPAIWAPAVDGNIKLFRKRFSGLRWLLVTDEVRSFSPEWSQVYTVFFQWNTIYGQAKNAGRPLPAPLVVQGAPFILVDALNGFTVLAPVAGSPPEVILAVLPKGATGSN
- a CDS encoding endonuclease/exonuclease/phosphatase family protein yields the protein MTYNIGQGRDVDGVIGEVERQHPDVFIAQEITAPFEQVFRAKYPNWSIQTRGEFLIATALPLSSVNRTELPPLIDDPWKHPGYLRGIVRFGQRDIAIYNTHLSTPRPALEAIRSRDRTGIHQIESNAKSRIAQAKALAQALSRESLPAILGGDFNAPESSVACQLIRDAAFRDAFSEAGRGYGYTSGHRLRFGMSFARIDHVYVSHEWAVKQCHPGGKLASDHRPVVADLVLPDRTAGNH